The Etheostoma cragini isolate CJK2018 chromosome 15, CSU_Ecrag_1.0, whole genome shotgun sequence genome window below encodes:
- the mmd gene encoding monocyte to macrophage differentiation factor isoform X1, with protein MPGFDLHRTRLARFMNRRASANCRYQPTCYEHAANFYTHALLIVPAFVGMALLHRLSDNGWERITAWVYGMGLCALFLVSTGFHIITWKKSHMRSMEHCFHVCDRVVIYFFIAASYTPWLNLRELGPLAAHMRWFVWFMAAAGTIYVFNYHEKYKVVELAFYLMMGFFPASVITSMSNTEGLQELACGGLIYCLGVFFFKSDGRIPFAHAIWHVFVALAAAVHYYAIWKYLYKAPSADSLHRS; from the exons ATGCCAGGATTTGACCTACACAGGACCAGACTTGCACG GTTTATGAACAGACGGGCCTCAGCTAACTGCCGCTACCAGCCCACCTGCTATGAGCATGCTGCAAACTTCTACACCCATGCA CTCCTCATCGTGCCAGCCTTTGTGGGCATGGCGTTGCTGCATCGTCTGTCAGACAACGGCTGGGAGAGGATCACAGCCTGGGTGTACGGCATGGGTCTCTGTGCCCTCTTCCTGGTCTCCACTGGGTTTCATATCATCACCTGGAAGAAGAGCCACATGAG GTCCATGGAACACTGTTTCCACGTGTGTGACAGAGTGGTCATCTATTTCTTCATTGCTGCCTCCTACACACCTTG GTTGAACCTGCGTGAACTGGGTCCTCTGGCAGCACACATGCGCTGGTTTGTGTGGTTCATGGCTGCTGCTGGAACCATATATGTTTTCAACTACCATGAAAA GTATAAAGTTGTGGAGCTGGCCTTCTACTTGATGATGGGCTTTTTCCCTGCATCAGTCATAACATCAATG AGCAACACAGAGGGCCTCCAGGAGCTGGCCTGCGGTGGACTCATCTACTGCCTCggtgtgtttttcttcaagaGCGACGGCCGCATCCCCTTCGCCCACGCCATCTGGCACGTATTTGTGGCGCTGGCTGCGGCCGTGCACTACTACGCCATCTGGAAATACCTCTACAAGGCCCCCAGCGCAGACTCCCTCCACCGGTCGTGA
- the LOC117957824 gene encoding small integral membrane protein 36-like has protein sequence MGFLENYQEIDPVTLNLCILIASYVILLLVFLISCIMYDCRGKDPTKEYAPDPVPAQSPVRLVVLQSSPTPVGRWDAANMITTYHEPPHSDFREKKSTMV, from the coding sequence ATGGGCTTTTTGGAAAACTACCAGGAGATTGACCCTGTTACTTTGAACCTTTGCATCCTCATTGCCAGCTACGTTATCTTGCTCCTGGTCTTCCTGATATCGTGTATCATGTATGACTGCCGGGGCAAAGATCCCACCAAGGAGTACGCCCCAGACCCGGTGCCGGCTCAGTCGCCCGTCAGGCTAGTGGTGTTGCAGAGCTCTCCAACCCCGGTGGGACGGTGGGACGCGGCCAACATGATCACAACCTACCACGAGCCACCGCACTCGGACTTCAGGGAGAAGAAGAGCACGATGGTCTGA
- the mmd gene encoding monocyte to macrophage differentiation factor isoform X2: MKRVNSFQRFMNRRASANCRYQPTCYEHAANFYTHALLIVPAFVGMALLHRLSDNGWERITAWVYGMGLCALFLVSTGFHIITWKKSHMRSMEHCFHVCDRVVIYFFIAASYTPWLNLRELGPLAAHMRWFVWFMAAAGTIYVFNYHEKYKVVELAFYLMMGFFPASVITSMSNTEGLQELACGGLIYCLGVFFFKSDGRIPFAHAIWHVFVALAAAVHYYAIWKYLYKAPSADSLHRS; the protein is encoded by the exons ATGAAGAGAGTAAACAGCTTTCAGAG GTTTATGAACAGACGGGCCTCAGCTAACTGCCGCTACCAGCCCACCTGCTATGAGCATGCTGCAAACTTCTACACCCATGCA CTCCTCATCGTGCCAGCCTTTGTGGGCATGGCGTTGCTGCATCGTCTGTCAGACAACGGCTGGGAGAGGATCACAGCCTGGGTGTACGGCATGGGTCTCTGTGCCCTCTTCCTGGTCTCCACTGGGTTTCATATCATCACCTGGAAGAAGAGCCACATGAG GTCCATGGAACACTGTTTCCACGTGTGTGACAGAGTGGTCATCTATTTCTTCATTGCTGCCTCCTACACACCTTG GTTGAACCTGCGTGAACTGGGTCCTCTGGCAGCACACATGCGCTGGTTTGTGTGGTTCATGGCTGCTGCTGGAACCATATATGTTTTCAACTACCATGAAAA GTATAAAGTTGTGGAGCTGGCCTTCTACTTGATGATGGGCTTTTTCCCTGCATCAGTCATAACATCAATG AGCAACACAGAGGGCCTCCAGGAGCTGGCCTGCGGTGGACTCATCTACTGCCTCggtgtgtttttcttcaagaGCGACGGCCGCATCCCCTTCGCCCACGCCATCTGGCACGTATTTGTGGCGCTGGCTGCGGCCGTGCACTACTACGCCATCTGGAAATACCTCTACAAGGCCCCCAGCGCAGACTCCCTCCACCGGTCGTGA